One genomic window of Helicobacter canis includes the following:
- a CDS encoding glycosyltransferase family 8 protein — protein sequence MPKDNALPIVLCADESYVKYASVVMISVLETTQADITFYLLSDSPLSLATQAKLSRIESTYPNASISHSCHSLARFVSLPTQGENDSHITYLRLLLDSILPPSIGKCVYLDCDVLVRTDIARLFSYELHGALLGAVRDLAFNDASSACSNHLGFYFNAGVLLLDMEKWRESKASKRLFRLIATRPEITQGFHDQNLLNECFCDEVSELPFGWNVIAAPPHILRFLQEDSALGEQCGSVANFVKGTTTKVANLPQSLQSFHSPTATPRILEEKSSSRAAQSGVAIHSLESSFAKVDSRARAVDSSMDCHATATALARNDKAAVDCHDLPSKSRNDKNNAICKKVDSRENAENVENSTQDSRIFDKNAATLSKPQAEANEDSGANAQNVSESAKDSRILEIESGFFKPRKEIRLGGLSTKRGDEIHDSSPKAESTKEAQSMLSRHSRAAYDSALTSPHIVHFAAQPKPWGRVCYIKQVESTLELIEYANPYAKQWWEVARKSPFFTEILRAFIAPTLQAYKTKAIFATKTKAPRIYAALHALARLFTPSNPSHKDT from the coding sequence ATGCCAAAAGATAATGCCCTGCCCATCGTGCTATGCGCTGATGAGAGCTATGTCAAATACGCAAGCGTGGTGATGATCTCTGTGCTAGAGACAACGCAAGCAGATATTACTTTCTATCTCCTAAGCGATAGCCCCCTATCTCTAGCCACACAAGCCAAGCTCTCGCGCATAGAATCCACCTACCCCAATGCTAGTATTTCACACTCTTGCCACTCTCTAGCACGCTTTGTATCCTTGCCCACCCAAGGCGAGAATGACAGCCATATCACCTACTTGCGCTTATTGCTAGACTCTATCTTGCCCCCTAGCATTGGCAAATGCGTCTATCTTGATTGCGATGTGCTAGTGCGCACAGATATTGCTAGGCTTTTTTCTTATGAGTTGCACGGCGCGCTTTTGGGTGCGGTGCGTGATCTAGCCTTTAATGACGCTTCTAGCGCGTGTAGCAATCACTTGGGATTTTACTTCAATGCTGGAGTTTTGCTGCTAGATATGGAGAAGTGGCGAGAGTCAAAGGCTAGTAAGCGACTCTTCCGTCTAATCGCCACACGCCCAGAAATCACGCAAGGCTTCCACGATCAAAATCTCTTAAATGAGTGCTTTTGTGATGAGGTGAGTGAGCTGCCGTTTGGGTGGAATGTGATTGCAGCTCCGCCACACATCTTGCGCTTTTTACAAGAGGATTCGGCTTTGGGTGAGCAATGCGGCAGTGTTGCAAACTTTGTGAAAGGCACGACCACAAAGGTCGCTAACCTTCCCCAAAGTTTGCAAAGCTTCCACAGCCCCACCGCAACTCCTAGAATCCTAGAAGAAAAATCGTCATCGCGAGCCGCGCAAAGCGGCGTGGCGATCCATAGCCTAGAATCTAGTTTTGCAAAAGTGGATTCTAGGGCAAGGGCAGTTGATTCTAGTATGGATTGCCACGCAACCGCTACCGCGCTTGCTCGCAATGACAAAGCTGCAGTGGATTGCCACGACTTGCCAAGCAAGTCTCGCAATGACAAAAACAACGCGATATGTAAAAAAGTGGATTCTAGGGAAAATGCTGAAAATGTAGAAAACTCCACACAGGATTCTAGGATTTTTGACAAAAACGCCGCAACTCTAAGCAAGCCACAGGCGGAAGCAAACGAGGATTCTGGGGCAAACGCCCAAAATGTAAGCGAGTCAGCAAAGGATTCTAGGATTTTGGAGATAGAATCGGGGTTTTTCAAGCCGCGCAAGGAGATAAGACTTGGAGGTCTATCGACGAAGCGCGGCGATGAAATCCACGATTCTAGCCCGAAAGCCGAATCCACCAAAGAAGCTCAATCAATGCTCTCTCGCCACAGCCGCGCCGCTTATGACAGCGCACTTACATCTCCCCATATCGTGCATTTTGCCGCACAGCCTAAGCCGTGGGGACGCGTGTGCTACATCAAGCAAGTAGAATCCACCTTAGAGCTTATCGAGTATGCAAACCCTTATGCCAAGCAGTGGTGGGAAGTAGCGCGTAAAAGCCCCTTTTTCACAGAGATTTTGCGCGCCTTTATCGCCCCCACTTTGCAAGCATATAAGACAAAGGCAATTTTTGCTACTAAGACCAAAGCCCCTAGAATCTATGCTGCCCTGCACGCCCTAGCAAGACTCTTTACCCCTTCTAATCCCAGCCACAAGGACACATAA
- a CDS encoding glycosyltransferase family 1 protein: protein MPSYQNLDPSPKPPRLKICFDARTLMYITRSSANRSGITLSAYQILLALSKICEVRLFSELEFYTLCKRECAKLDSLRGFSFVNRFSPLERALSYLCYQKYSICHYLRERNHPILDRAMRAVFLPFIILARYHKLGSSTLESIQSCDIIFSPYYAFAKEIAALECVRFTLLHDVIPIVYEEHFRMSDIPIDKLLRQVLRQVLRQVLRQRHDFYDIADSLNVKDFYITNSAFTKADFLKHFPTRLCESHISVALLGADREIFYRDFDERKNAQIRERYHIPHNAHYIFSLCSLDPRKNLIFVARNFIECIKKHNINDLVLVLGGGAWESFIGELESSFDSLGEWRSKIIRAGYVEDRHLANLFSHSLASVYLSTYEGFGLPVLESMSCGCPTIASSTTSVPEVLGSGGIALDPNDALGLQEAIYKIYSDESYARELSQRALEQAGRFSWGACAREMYSAFSHALGKWDSALGEQCGSVAKIVKGTTAKVANLPQSLQSSHSPTTNPRILEEESRASLRDTAPAVARQSTQTTTQVDSSMDCHATATALARNDSNNAPTLNELAKDSRIFESKVQKVSESQAAGFCDDFVGCQGGGEGIYLGGNEQAHAADSRKSAQKPTPKLKKE, encoded by the coding sequence ATGCCAAGCTATCAAAATCTAGATCCTAGCCCCAAGCCCCCAAGGCTTAAAATCTGCTTTGATGCACGCACGCTTATGTATATCACGCGTTCCAGTGCAAATCGCAGCGGCATCACACTTAGTGCCTACCAAATCCTGCTAGCCTTAAGCAAGATCTGTGAAGTTAGGCTTTTTAGCGAGCTGGAGTTCTACACACTTTGCAAAAGAGAGTGCGCCAAGCTTGATAGCCTAAGGGGCTTTAGCTTTGTCAATAGATTTAGTCCTTTAGAGCGCGCTTTGTCCTATCTGTGCTATCAAAAATACTCCATTTGCCACTATTTGCGCGAAAGAAATCACCCCATTTTAGATCGCGCTATGCGGGCGGTGTTTTTGCCATTTATCATTCTAGCGCGCTATCACAAGCTAGGATCAAGCACGCTAGAATCCATACAGAGCTGCGATATTATCTTCTCTCCTTACTATGCCTTTGCCAAAGAGATCGCCGCACTTGAGTGCGTGCGCTTCACGCTTCTACACGATGTGATCCCAATTGTCTATGAAGAGCATTTTAGAATGAGTGATATACCTATTGATAAGCTATTGAGACAGGTATTGAGACAGGTATTGAGACAGGTATTGAGACAGCGGCACGATTTTTATGACATAGCCGACTCGCTTAATGTAAAGGACTTTTATATCACAAACTCTGCTTTTACCAAAGCCGACTTCCTTAAGCACTTCCCCACTAGGCTTTGTGAGAGCCATATCAGCGTAGCACTGCTTGGCGCAGATAGGGAGATATTTTACAGAGATTTTGATGAGCGCAAAAACGCGCAAATAAGAGAGCGATACCATATCCCGCACAATGCGCACTATATCTTTAGCCTATGCTCGCTAGACCCTAGGAAAAACTTGATTTTTGTCGCGCGAAATTTCATCGAGTGTATCAAAAAGCACAATATCAATGACCTAGTGCTAGTGCTTGGAGGTGGGGCGTGGGAGAGCTTCATAGGTGAGCTAGAATCTAGCTTTGACTCTTTAGGAGAGTGGCGCAGCAAGATTATCCGCGCGGGCTATGTTGAGGATAGGCACTTGGCAAATCTCTTTAGCCATAGTCTTGCTAGCGTGTATCTCTCTACTTATGAGGGCTTTGGGCTGCCGGTGCTAGAGTCTATGAGCTGCGGCTGCCCGACTATCGCTTCTAGCACGACTTCTGTGCCTGAAGTGCTGGGCAGTGGCGGCATAGCCCTAGACCCAAATGACGCCCTAGGCTTGCAAGAAGCGATTTACAAAATTTATAGCGATGAGAGCTATGCTAGGGAGTTAAGTCAAAGGGCTTTAGAGCAGGCGGGTAGGTTTAGCTGGGGGGCGTGTGCTAGGGAGATGTATAGCGCATTCTCACACGCTTTAGGCAAGTGGGATTCGGCTTTGGGTGAGCAATGCGGCAGTGTTGCAAAAATTGTGAAAGGCACGACCGCCAAGGTCGCTAACCTTCCCCAAAGTTTGCAAAGCTCCCACAGCCCCACCACAAATCCTAGAATCCTAGAAGAAGAAAGCCGAGCGTCATTGCGAGACACTGCGCCAGCAGTGGCGCGGCAATCCACACAAACAACCACGCAAGTAGATTCTAGTATGGATTGCCACGCAACCGCTACCGCGCTTGCTCGCAATGACAGCAACAACGCCCCAACTCTAAACGAGCTAGCAAAGGATTCTAGGATTTTTGAAAGCAAAGTCCAAAAAGTAAGCGAATCGCAGGCGGCAGGATTTTGCGATGATTTTGTGGGTTGTCAAGGCGGGGGCGAAGGGATTTACCTAGGCGGTAATGAGCAAGCCCACGCCGCAGACTCCCGCAAAAGCGCGCAAAAGCCAACGCCAAAACT